From Paraburkholderia sabiae, a single genomic window includes:
- the cysC gene encoding adenylyl-sulfate kinase, which yields MQPNVQRFNGTITGRDRAVLLGHKPVTVWLTGLSGAGKSTIAFHLERELMSMGHACYVLDGDNIRHGLTSDLGFSKEDRRENIRRVAHVARLMNDAGLIVIAALISPMREDRDMARAIVGNGNFVETYVSASANDCARRDPKGLYAKAQTGVIKSFTGVSAPYEAPTNPELLVDTAALTEESSVSCVLDHLRERFLVLQR from the coding sequence ATTCAGCCTAATGTCCAACGCTTCAACGGCACGATCACGGGCCGCGACCGCGCTGTGCTGCTCGGCCACAAGCCCGTCACCGTCTGGCTCACCGGCTTATCCGGAGCGGGCAAATCGACCATCGCGTTTCATCTGGAGCGCGAACTGATGTCGATGGGACACGCGTGCTATGTGCTCGATGGCGACAACATCCGTCATGGCCTGACGAGCGACCTTGGCTTTTCAAAGGAAGACCGCCGGGAAAACATCCGCCGGGTCGCCCACGTCGCACGACTGATGAACGACGCCGGCCTGATCGTCATCGCCGCCCTGATTTCGCCGATGCGCGAAGACCGGGACATGGCGCGCGCCATCGTCGGAAACGGCAATTTTGTCGAGACTTATGTGTCCGCTTCAGCAAACGATTGCGCGAGGCGTGACCCCAAAGGGCTCTATGCGAAGGCGCAAACCGGTGTGATCAAGTCGTTCACGGGCGTGTCAGCGCCGTATGAAGCGCCAACGAATCCCGAACTGCTCGTCGATACGGCGGCGCTGACGGAAGAGTCAAGCGTATCGTGCGTGCTCGATCATTTGCGCGAGCGCTTCCTCGTGCTGCAACGCTGA
- the groL gene encoding chaperonin GroEL (60 kDa chaperone family; promotes refolding of misfolded polypeptides especially under stressful conditions; forms two stacked rings of heptamers to form a barrel-shaped 14mer; ends can be capped by GroES; misfolded proteins enter the barrel where they are refolded when GroES binds), whose amino-acid sequence MAAKDVVFGDSARAKMVEGVNILANAVKVTLGPKGRNVVLERSFGGPTVTKDGVSVAKEIELKDKLQNMGAQMVKEVASKTSDNAGDGTTTATVLAQSIVREGMKYVASGMNPMDLKRGIDRAVAAAIEELRKISKPCTTNKEIAQVGAISANSDTSIGDRIAEAMDKVGKEGVITVEDGKSLQDELDVVEGMQFDRGYLSPYFINNPDKQVAVLDNPFVLLHDKKVSNIRDLLPVLEQVAKAGRPLLIIAEDVEGEALATLVVNNIRGILKTVAVKAPGFGDRRKAMLEDIAILTGGQVIAEETGLTLEKATLQELGQAKRIEVGKENTTIIDGAGEAASIEARVKQVRTQIEEATSDYDREKLQERVAKLAGGVAVIKVGAATEVEMKEKKARVEDALHATRAAVEEGIVAGGGVALIRARSAIAGVKGDNADQDAGIKIVLRAMEEPLRQIVTNGGEEASVVVAAVAGGTGNYGYNAATGEYGDLVEAGVVDPTKVTRTALQNAASVAGLLLTTDAAVCELPKEDAPMPGGMPGGMGGMGMDM is encoded by the coding sequence ATGGCAGCTAAAGACGTCGTGTTCGGCGATTCCGCCCGTGCCAAGATGGTTGAAGGCGTGAACATTCTCGCCAATGCAGTGAAGGTCACGCTGGGTCCGAAGGGCCGCAACGTCGTCCTCGAGCGCTCGTTCGGCGGCCCGACGGTCACCAAGGACGGTGTCTCGGTCGCGAAGGAAATCGAGCTGAAGGACAAGCTCCAGAACATGGGCGCGCAAATGGTCAAGGAAGTCGCTTCCAAGACCAGCGACAACGCCGGCGACGGCACGACGACGGCAACGGTTCTGGCCCAGTCGATCGTTCGCGAAGGCATGAAGTACGTCGCATCGGGCATGAACCCGATGGACCTGAAGCGCGGTATCGACCGTGCCGTTGCAGCAGCAATCGAAGAGCTGCGCAAGATCAGCAAGCCCTGCACGACCAACAAGGAAATCGCACAGGTTGGCGCGATCTCGGCGAACAGCGACACGTCGATCGGCGATCGCATCGCTGAAGCCATGGACAAGGTCGGCAAGGAAGGCGTCATCACCGTCGAAGACGGCAAGTCGCTGCAAGACGAGCTGGACGTCGTCGAAGGTATGCAATTCGACCGCGGCTACCTGTCGCCGTACTTCATCAACAACCCGGACAAGCAAGTCGCCGTTCTGGACAACCCGTTCGTGCTGCTGCACGACAAGAAGGTGTCGAACATCCGTGATCTGCTGCCGGTTCTGGAACAAGTCGCAAAGGCTGGCCGTCCGCTGCTGATCATCGCTGAAGACGTCGAAGGCGAAGCGCTGGCTACGCTGGTCGTCAACAACATCCGCGGCATCCTGAAGACGGTTGCTGTCAAGGCTCCGGGCTTCGGCGACCGCCGCAAGGCAATGCTCGAAGACATCGCTATCCTGACGGGTGGCCAGGTCATCGCCGAAGAAACCGGCCTGACGCTGGAAAAGGCGACGCTGCAAGAGCTGGGTCAAGCGAAGCGTATCGAAGTGGGCAAGGAAAACACGACGATCATCGACGGCGCTGGCGAAGCAGCAAGCATCGAAGCGCGCGTCAAGCAAGTGCGCACGCAGATCGAAGAAGCGACGTCGGACTACGACCGTGAAAAGCTGCAAGAGCGCGTGGCCAAGCTGGCTGGCGGCGTTGCAGTGATCAAGGTCGGTGCTGCGACCGAAGTCGAAATGAAGGAAAAGAAGGCACGTGTCGAAGACGCACTGCACGCAACGCGCGCAGCTGTGGAAGAAGGCATCGTGGCTGGCGGCGGCGTCGCGCTGATCCGCGCACGCAGCGCGATCGCTGGCGTGAAGGGCGACAACGCTGACCAGGACGCAGGTATCAAGATCGTTCTGCGCGCAATGGAAGAGCCGCTGCGCCAGATCGTCACGAACGGCGGCGAAGAAGCCAGCGTCGTGGTGGCAGCAGTTGCCGGCGGCACGGGCAACTACGGCTACAACGCAGCGACGGGCGAGTACGGTGACCTGGTGGAAGCCGGTGTCGTCGACCCGACGAAGGTGACGCGTACGGCACTGCAGAACGCAGCTTCGGTTGCTGGTCTGCTGCTGACGACGGACGCCGCTGTCTGCGAACTGCCGAAGGAAGATGCACCGATGCCTGGCGGCATGCCCGGCGGCATGGGCGGCATGGGCATGGACATGTAA
- a CDS encoding co-chaperone GroES: MNLRPLHDRVIVKRLDQETKTASGIVIPDAAAEKPDQGEVLAIGPGKRDDKGAPIALDVKVGDRVLFGKYAGQTVKVDGNELLVMREEDIMAVVNK; the protein is encoded by the coding sequence ATGAACCTTCGTCCTTTGCATGATCGCGTGATCGTCAAGCGTCTGGATCAGGAAACCAAGACCGCATCGGGCATCGTGATCCCCGACGCAGCCGCAGAAAAGCCGGATCAAGGCGAAGTGCTGGCTATCGGCCCGGGCAAGCGTGACGACAAGGGCGCTCCCATTGCGCTCGACGTGAAGGTCGGCGACCGCGTCCTGTTCGGCAAGTACGCTGGTCAGACCGTCAAGGTCGACGGCAACGAACTGCTGGTGATGCGCGAAGAAGACATCATGGCCGTTGTCAACAAGTAA
- a CDS encoding GAF domain-containing protein, translating to MHRAEKGKIGVCASDIEYTRSPEELLSELSSMVAKVLNASRCTIHLLSERQVAEIGPRQRAEFGGPAISRYDMVSMRRCETRDLYTMGSEGVGALVVASPREADPEVHVRSSMSSALVLQGKTMGIVHAHHPLEKPYFEKEDLRLLDNLAPLIVKAIHANQIQHLMKSRFTQAALTRSSERTVKEIIAGSAQNTNQIARILAKSFYREMTNAGFNFNQIIHAASEIISELSNSVRKHKNSRHHRAEINSTHDSGVLPYAIDESFPRDYEVSSEL from the coding sequence ATGCATCGAGCAGAAAAGGGGAAAATCGGCGTTTGCGCCAGCGACATCGAGTACACGCGCAGCCCGGAAGAACTGCTTTCCGAACTGTCTTCGATGGTTGCGAAAGTACTCAACGCGAGCCGTTGCACGATTCATCTGCTCAGCGAACGACAGGTCGCTGAAATCGGGCCCCGTCAGCGGGCTGAATTCGGCGGCCCCGCCATTTCCCGCTATGACATGGTAAGCATGCGCCGGTGCGAAACGCGCGACCTCTACACCATGGGTTCCGAAGGCGTCGGCGCGCTCGTCGTGGCAAGTCCAAGGGAGGCAGACCCGGAGGTCCACGTCAGGAGCAGCATGTCCTCGGCGTTGGTGCTGCAAGGAAAGACGATGGGTATCGTCCATGCGCATCACCCGCTGGAAAAGCCGTACTTCGAAAAGGAAGATCTCAGGCTGCTCGACAATCTCGCCCCTCTGATTGTCAAGGCGATTCACGCGAACCAGATCCAGCACCTGATGAAATCACGCTTCACGCAGGCGGCGCTCACGCGCTCTTCGGAACGGACCGTCAAAGAGATCATTGCAGGGTCAGCCCAGAACACGAATCAGATTGCCAGAATCCTCGCGAAGTCGTTTTATCGTGAGATGACCAATGCCGGGTTCAACTTCAATCAGATCATTCACGCAGCGTCGGAGATCATTTCCGAACTGAGTAATAGCGTGCGCAAACATAAGAATTCACGTCACCACCGCGCTGAGATCAATAGCACGCACGACAGCGGAGTACTTCCCTACGCGATCGACGAATCGTTTCCCCGCGACTACGAAGTGTCGAGCGAGCTGTAG
- a CDS encoding zinc ribbon domain-containing protein: MNQPIGSDQRKRAEAPLRAVAKQAPHPAVAANDADESPSPEIIWSSFAAVPAAPGKRFFQWPLPRVVTGSAIAMALMLALGGAAYLRLNALHRNANVIEPTATAMKRADVLSSSSVPPGANAQPSNAGANAPGTSTPLAASAVPVSAQYGKGVPAALNDAHASLAQKNLTAAKAAISEVLLVAPRNDEALRLQGDIAERESERDVALRVAATCANDGLWSCVVKQANQALAIDSSSKDAQILLERAIVSTGWRPLSTRATAAAPKPARRDPPRPVAKSVPPIPTLPTLSPPLPPGIPADNATPGNG, encoded by the coding sequence GTGAACCAGCCGATCGGCAGCGATCAGCGCAAGCGTGCCGAGGCCCCGTTACGGGCGGTCGCGAAGCAAGCCCCGCATCCGGCCGTTGCTGCCAACGACGCAGACGAATCGCCTTCGCCCGAAATCATCTGGTCGAGCTTCGCCGCCGTGCCGGCCGCTCCGGGGAAACGCTTCTTTCAATGGCCGTTGCCGCGAGTGGTAACGGGCAGTGCGATCGCGATGGCGCTGATGCTTGCACTGGGCGGTGCCGCCTATCTGCGCCTCAATGCGCTTCACCGCAACGCCAACGTCATTGAGCCGACTGCAACAGCGATGAAGCGCGCGGACGTCTTGTCGTCGTCCAGCGTGCCGCCTGGCGCAAACGCTCAGCCTTCGAACGCTGGCGCAAACGCGCCTGGCACCAGCACGCCCCTTGCCGCGAGCGCGGTCCCTGTGTCTGCGCAGTACGGTAAGGGCGTTCCTGCTGCACTGAACGACGCGCATGCAAGTCTCGCCCAAAAGAATCTGACGGCGGCAAAGGCGGCAATTTCAGAAGTCCTGTTGGTTGCTCCTCGAAATGACGAAGCGTTGCGTCTGCAAGGCGATATCGCGGAACGCGAGAGCGAGCGCGACGTGGCGTTGCGAGTGGCAGCGACCTGCGCGAACGACGGACTGTGGAGTTGCGTGGTTAAACAGGCGAATCAGGCGTTGGCCATCGATTCGAGCAGCAAGGATGCGCAGATTCTGCTGGAGCGCGCGATCGTGTCGACGGGCTGGCGGCCGCTTTCAACCCGTGCAACAGCCGCTGCACCCAAGCCTGCGAGGCGCGATCCGCCACGGCCAGTCGCGAAGAGCGTGCCGCCCATACCGACACTCCCGACACTCTCGCCGCCGCTGCCGCCTGGCATACCGGCGGACAACGCGACACCCGGAAACGGGTGA
- a CDS encoding MFS transporter, which yields MKNLLNSLASGNWRPLLACFLYFDTGFTVWVMFGPLAPFINKSIAMSPAELGFLVAVPVLGAAILRVTLGNLYQACDGRRVALMGVALSAIPSIVLLLMPGTPSYTLLLILGVFLGVGGASFAVALPMAGSNYPPKVQGLVLGLAAAGNIGAVLDGFMFPALADHFGWAKAAGAALPLLGLAAVGLFFWAKDLGQKTGSGAQALRSFIVTLVGLVALVVAVHAGVFGAGKTGVLLLPVLGALLAIAVLPKHYRSVLVEGDTWVVMLVYSITFGGFVGMSSYVTTLLISLYQMPRLEAGLFMSLLACIGALVRPVGGLVADRISGVRALVILLAAISLCDFLFAAWMPPVSAGIALLIAMYVCFGLGNGATFQLVPQRWKGKTGLMSGIVGAAGGIGGFYLPVIMGIAKEGTGSYQMGFATFGVLSALAFGLVVLHRARWLEWALPKESAVIVEPIRAGVRVDSGA from the coding sequence ATGAAAAACCTGTTGAATTCGCTTGCGAGCGGTAACTGGCGCCCGCTGCTCGCGTGCTTCCTCTACTTCGATACCGGCTTCACGGTCTGGGTCATGTTCGGGCCGCTCGCGCCGTTCATCAACAAGAGCATCGCGATGTCGCCCGCGGAACTGGGCTTTCTCGTCGCGGTGCCCGTGCTCGGTGCGGCGATTTTGCGCGTGACGCTCGGCAATCTCTATCAGGCTTGCGACGGACGGCGCGTGGCGTTGATGGGCGTCGCGCTGTCGGCGATTCCGTCGATCGTGCTGCTGCTGATGCCCGGCACGCCGTCGTACACGCTGCTGCTGATTCTCGGCGTTTTCCTCGGTGTCGGCGGCGCGAGCTTCGCCGTTGCGCTGCCGATGGCAGGTAGCAACTATCCGCCGAAAGTGCAGGGTCTCGTGCTCGGGCTCGCGGCTGCCGGCAACATCGGCGCGGTGCTGGACGGCTTCATGTTTCCGGCGCTCGCCGATCATTTCGGCTGGGCGAAAGCGGCGGGCGCCGCGCTGCCGTTGCTGGGTCTCGCCGCCGTCGGGCTGTTCTTCTGGGCGAAGGATCTCGGACAAAAGACGGGCAGCGGCGCGCAGGCGCTGCGCAGCTTCATCGTAACGCTCGTGGGTCTCGTCGCGCTCGTCGTCGCCGTGCATGCTGGCGTGTTCGGCGCGGGCAAGACGGGCGTGCTGCTGCTGCCCGTGCTCGGTGCGCTGCTCGCGATTGCCGTGCTGCCGAAGCACTATCGCAGCGTGCTCGTCGAGGGCGATACGTGGGTCGTGATGCTCGTCTATAGCATCACGTTCGGCGGCTTTGTCGGCATGTCGTCGTATGTGACGACGCTGCTGATTTCGCTGTATCAGATGCCGCGTCTCGAAGCGGGTCTCTTCATGTCGCTGCTGGCGTGTATCGGTGCGCTGGTGCGGCCTGTGGGCGGGCTGGTCGCGGATCGTATTTCGGGCGTGCGCGCGCTGGTGATTCTGCTCGCGGCGATCTCGCTGTGCGACTTCCTGTTCGCCGCGTGGATGCCGCCGGTGTCGGCGGGTATCGCGTTGCTGATTGCGATGTATGTGTGCTTCGGTCTGGGCAACGGCGCAACGTTCCAGCTCGTGCCGCAACGCTGGAAGGGCAAGACGGGTCTGATGTCGGGCATCGTCGGCGCGGCGGGGGGTATCGGCGGCTTCTATCTGCCTGTGATCATGGGCATCGCGAAGGAAGGCACGGGCAGCTATCAGATGGGCTTCGCGACGTTCGGCGTGCTGTCGGCGCTCGCGTTCGGCCTGGTGGTGCTGCATCGCGCGCGGTGGCTCGAATGGGCGCTGCCGAAGGAAAGCGCTGTCATCGTCGAGCCGATCCGTGCGGGCGTGAGGGTCGACAGCGGGGCTTGA
- a CDS encoding RNA-guided endonuclease InsQ/TnpB family protein yields MNVKRAYRFRFYPTPEQEATLARTFGCARFIYNHMLRERMEAWTERQERMGYHETSAALTKLKKSEEHSWLKEVSAVPVQQALRHLQTAFANFFAARAKHPTFRRKDGPQSAEYTASAFRWDGTTLKLAKMDEPLAIRWSRTIPKGAKVTTVTVSRDTAARYHISILCDDVVTKRPLAEGKIGVDLGLAHFAVLSTGEKIAAPNAFRKYEAKLAKLSRRLAKKQKDSANRRKARLKVARMHAKVANSRCDFLHKLSTRLINENQVIAIESLSVKNMLKNRFLSKSISDAGWHEFTRQLEYKAKWYGRTLIDIERWYPSSKRCSECGHTRVRMPLNIREWTCLECRAVHDRDVNAARNVLAAGLAVSAHGESVSPISL; encoded by the coding sequence ATGAACGTTAAGCGTGCTTACCGATTCCGGTTCTACCCCACACCCGAGCAGGAAGCGACTCTTGCACGGACGTTCGGATGCGCACGCTTCATCTATAACCACATGCTCCGAGAACGGATGGAGGCGTGGACCGAGCGGCAAGAGCGCATGGGCTACCACGAAACCTCCGCCGCGTTGACAAAGCTAAAAAAGTCTGAGGAGCACAGCTGGCTAAAAGAGGTAAGCGCAGTTCCGGTGCAGCAGGCGCTCCGACATTTGCAGACAGCGTTCGCTAATTTTTTCGCGGCGCGCGCGAAGCACCCGACTTTCAGGCGAAAGGATGGTCCGCAGTCAGCCGAATACACCGCCAGCGCTTTCAGGTGGGACGGCACGACGCTCAAATTGGCAAAGATGGACGAGCCGCTAGCGATTCGCTGGTCTCGCACAATCCCTAAGGGCGCAAAGGTAACGACGGTTACCGTGTCTCGAGACACTGCGGCCCGATACCACATTTCAATCCTATGCGACGACGTGGTAACCAAGCGTCCGCTCGCTGAAGGAAAGATCGGAGTCGATCTAGGACTTGCCCATTTCGCCGTCCTTTCTACAGGCGAAAAGATTGCCGCGCCGAATGCGTTTCGCAAGTACGAGGCGAAACTCGCAAAATTGTCGCGTCGTCTGGCTAAGAAGCAAAAGGACTCGGCCAATCGGAGGAAAGCGAGGCTGAAGGTCGCACGCATGCATGCCAAGGTGGCAAACTCACGTTGTGATTTCCTGCATAAACTTTCAACCCGGCTGATAAACGAAAACCAAGTGATCGCCATCGAAAGTCTGTCTGTCAAGAACATGCTGAAGAACCGTTTTCTGTCGAAGTCCATCAGCGATGCAGGCTGGCACGAGTTCACACGGCAACTGGAGTACAAAGCGAAGTGGTATGGGCGAACACTGATCGATATCGAACGCTGGTATCCGTCTAGCAAGCGGTGCAGTGAGTGCGGCCATACCCGCGTCAGGATGCCGCTGAATATCCGCGAATGGACGTGCCTAGAGTGCAGGGCAGTCCACGATCGCGACGTCAACGCCGCGCGTAATGTTTTGGCCGCCGGGCTGGCGGTGTCAGCCCATGGAGAAAGCGTAAGTCCCATATCTCTTTGA
- a CDS encoding methyl-accepting chemotaxis protein has product MNEQITTQRIEVSGQTIGELINLSGRQRMLSQRIVLHVVLASHGDAAALAVVRECLVTFASTHRVLVHGDDHLPGVFSEALQQLYFGTRKADERVQRFVAMTDETVARVEARDDAASTHVDALVAQATPLLELLQEITLAYQHEMRGIEAATQRRQAAIAEQLSGISMQANIVALNARISAARAGSFGREFAVITQVLADIIKEMDALIYSVVDRDADAPSSGKDLSRKRPRRVVQLSASPRVTQ; this is encoded by the coding sequence ATGAACGAGCAGATCACCACGCAACGCATCGAAGTCTCCGGCCAGACGATCGGCGAACTGATCAATCTGTCCGGCCGTCAGCGGATGCTGTCGCAACGCATCGTGCTGCATGTGGTGCTCGCATCGCACGGCGATGCAGCGGCGCTTGCCGTCGTGCGCGAATGTCTCGTGACGTTCGCGTCGACGCATCGCGTGCTCGTGCACGGCGACGATCATCTGCCCGGCGTGTTTTCCGAAGCATTGCAACAGCTCTATTTCGGCACGCGCAAGGCAGACGAGCGCGTGCAGCGCTTCGTCGCGATGACGGACGAAACGGTTGCCCGTGTCGAGGCGCGTGACGACGCAGCCAGCACGCACGTCGATGCGCTCGTCGCACAGGCAACACCGCTGCTCGAACTGTTGCAGGAGATCACGCTCGCGTACCAGCACGAAATGCGAGGCATCGAAGCGGCGACGCAGCGCCGTCAGGCCGCGATTGCGGAACAGCTGTCGGGCATTTCGATGCAGGCGAACATCGTCGCGCTGAATGCGCGCATTTCTGCGGCGCGTGCAGGTTCTTTCGGCCGTGAGTTCGCCGTCATCACGCAAGTGCTCGCCGACATCATCAAGGAGATGGACGCGCTGATTTATAGCGTCGTTGATCGCGACGCGGATGCGCCTTCTTCTGGGAAGGATTTATCGCGGAAGCGGCCGCGTCGCGTAGTGCAGCTGTCCGCTAGTCCTCGCGTCACGCAGTAA
- a CDS encoding sugar ABC transporter permease: MTPDLTSSDSQGKHGTSLASGQRIKLLFARYKLLALLLAVAVIWVFFSFLTEGAFVTPRNLSNLLRQMSITGMLACGMVFVIISGEIDLSVGSLLGLLGGVAAILDVTFHWPLAATLPVVMLLGVIVGLFNGWWSTYLRVPSFIVGLGGMLAYRGVLLGITGGSTIAPVSDNLVFIGQGYLPRIAGDTLAVVLFVLLAALTVRQRQKRQHYNLSVVPMWQDAVKIVASGLILLAFVATLNRYGGIPVPVLLLLALLGIFTYIATQTVFGRRIYAVGSNLEATRLSGVNTNRVKLAIFALMGLMCAFGGLINTARLAAGSPSAGSMGELDAIAACFIGGTSMRGGSGTVYGALIGALVMASLDNGMSMLDVDSYWQMIVKGGILVLAVWIDVISGSERR, from the coding sequence ATGACTCCTGATCTCACTTCTTCCGATAGCCAAGGCAAGCACGGCACCTCGCTAGCATCCGGGCAACGCATCAAGCTGCTGTTCGCACGCTACAAGCTGCTCGCGTTGCTGCTGGCCGTCGCCGTCATCTGGGTGTTCTTTTCGTTCCTCACGGAAGGCGCCTTCGTCACGCCGCGCAATCTGTCGAACCTGCTGCGGCAGATGTCGATTACGGGCATGCTCGCGTGCGGGATGGTGTTCGTCATCATCTCGGGCGAGATCGATCTGTCCGTCGGTTCGCTGCTCGGTTTGCTCGGCGGCGTTGCGGCGATACTCGATGTGACGTTTCACTGGCCGCTCGCTGCGACGCTGCCTGTGGTGATGCTGCTCGGCGTGATCGTCGGTCTTTTCAACGGCTGGTGGTCGACGTATCTGCGTGTGCCGTCGTTCATCGTCGGGCTGGGCGGCATGCTCGCGTATCGCGGCGTGCTGCTCGGCATCACAGGCGGTTCGACGATCGCACCCGTGTCCGACAACCTCGTTTTTATCGGCCAGGGCTACTTGCCGCGCATCGCGGGCGACACGCTCGCCGTCGTGCTGTTCGTATTGCTCGCGGCGCTGACCGTGCGGCAACGTCAGAAGCGTCAGCACTACAACCTGAGCGTCGTGCCGATGTGGCAAGACGCGGTGAAGATCGTCGCGTCCGGGCTGATCCTGCTCGCGTTCGTCGCGACGCTCAACCGTTACGGCGGCATTCCCGTGCCCGTGTTGCTGCTGCTCGCGCTGCTCGGCATCTTCACGTACATCGCGACGCAGACCGTGTTCGGACGACGCATCTATGCAGTCGGCTCGAATCTCGAAGCGACGCGTCTGTCGGGTGTCAACACGAACCGCGTGAAGCTCGCGATCTTCGCGCTGATGGGGCTGATGTGCGCGTTCGGTGGTCTGATCAACACGGCGCGGCTGGCGGCCGGTTCGCCGTCGGCGGGATCGATGGGCGAACTCGATGCGATCGCGGCGTGCTTTATCGGCGGCACGTCGATGCGCGGCGGCTCGGGCACCGTCTACGGCGCGCTGATCGGCGCGCTCGTGATGGCGAGCCTCGACAACGGCATGTCGATGCTCGACGTCGACTCGTACTGGCAGATGATCGTGAAGGGCGGCATTCTCGTGCTGGCTGTGTGGATCGACGTGATCTCGGGGTCCGAGCGGCGCTAG
- the xylG gene encoding D-xylose ABC transporter ATP-binding protein, producing MAQALLELRGIAKSFAGVKALDGIDLVVAPGECVGLCGENGAGKSTLMKIVSGVYPHGDWSGEIMWDGKPLVAQNIRDTERAGIVIIHQELMLVPQLSVAENIFLGNEITLPGGRMNYAAMYQRADELLRELNITGINVAQPVMNYGGGHQQLIEIAKALNKQARLLILDEPSSSLTAAETKILLDIVRDLKKRGVACVYISHKLDEVEAVCDTITVIRDGKHVGTQPMKQLTTDRIIAMMVGREIANLFPREQHDIGDVVFEARNVTCYDVTNTNRKRVDNVSFVLRKGEILGVAGLVGAGRTELMQAIFGAYPGMSEAEVWMDGRRLKIRAPADAISAGIAMVPEDRKRHGIVPQLGVGHNITLAVLQRFAKGGRIDTASELDTINSEMKRLSVRAASPMLSIASLSGGNQQKAVLTRMLLTDPSVLILDEPTRGVDVGAKYEIYKLMFALAKRGVSIIMVSSELPEVLGVSDRVLVIGEGELRGDFVNDGLTQEHILTAAITANAATGIHGTDTKGPTQLASVA from the coding sequence ATGGCACAAGCGCTTCTGGAGTTGCGCGGCATCGCCAAATCGTTTGCCGGGGTGAAGGCGCTCGACGGTATCGATCTCGTCGTCGCGCCCGGCGAATGCGTCGGACTGTGCGGCGAAAACGGCGCAGGCAAATCGACGCTGATGAAGATCGTCTCCGGCGTCTATCCGCACGGCGACTGGTCGGGCGAAATCATGTGGGACGGCAAGCCGCTCGTCGCACAGAACATCCGCGATACCGAACGCGCGGGTATCGTCATCATTCACCAGGAACTGATGCTGGTGCCGCAGCTGTCGGTGGCTGAGAACATTTTTCTCGGCAATGAAATCACGTTGCCCGGCGGCCGCATGAATTATGCGGCGATGTATCAGCGCGCCGACGAACTGCTGCGCGAATTGAACATCACGGGCATCAACGTCGCGCAGCCGGTGATGAACTATGGCGGCGGGCATCAGCAACTGATCGAAATTGCGAAGGCGCTGAACAAGCAGGCCAGGCTGCTGATACTCGACGAGCCTTCCTCGTCGCTGACGGCAGCGGAAACGAAAATCCTGCTCGATATCGTGCGCGATCTGAAGAAGCGCGGCGTCGCGTGCGTGTACATCTCGCACAAACTCGATGAAGTGGAAGCCGTGTGCGACACGATCACCGTGATACGCGACGGAAAGCATGTCGGCACGCAGCCGATGAAGCAGCTCACCACCGATCGCATCATCGCGATGATGGTCGGCCGCGAGATCGCGAATCTCTTTCCGCGTGAGCAGCATGACATCGGCGACGTCGTGTTCGAAGCACGCAACGTGACGTGCTACGACGTGACGAACACGAACCGCAAGCGCGTCGACAACGTGTCGTTCGTGTTGCGCAAGGGCGAGATACTCGGCGTTGCGGGTCTGGTCGGCGCGGGCCGTACGGAACTGATGCAGGCGATCTTCGGCGCGTATCCGGGCATGAGCGAAGCCGAAGTGTGGATGGACGGCAGGCGCCTGAAAATCCGCGCACCCGCCGATGCAATTTCAGCGGGCATTGCGATGGTGCCCGAAGATCGCAAGCGTCACGGCATCGTGCCGCAACTCGGCGTGGGTCACAACATCACGCTCGCGGTGCTGCAACGCTTCGCGAAAGGCGGGCGCATCGACACGGCTTCCGAACTCGACACGATCAACTCGGAGATGAAGCGCCTGTCGGTGCGCGCAGCGTCGCCGATGCTGTCGATCGCGAGTCTGTCGGGCGGCAACCAGCAGAAGGCGGTGCTCACGCGCATGCTGCTCACCGATCCGTCCGTGCTGATACTCGACGAGCCGACGCGCGGCGTCGATGTCGGCGCGAAGTACGAAATCTACAAGCTGATGTTCGCGCTCGCGAAGCGCGGCGTGTCGATCATCATGGTGTCGTCGGAGTTGCCGGAAGTGCTCGGTGTGAGCGATCGCGTGCTCGTGATCGGCGAAGGCGAATTGCGCGGCGATTTCGTCAACGATGGGCTCACGCAGGAACACATCCTCACGGCTGCCATCACGGCGAACGCTGCAACCGGCATTCACGGCACGGACACGAAAGGCCCCACTCAACTGGCGAGCGTCGCATGA